One Nematostella vectensis chromosome 10, jaNemVect1.1, whole genome shotgun sequence genomic window, GGATAACCTTTCTCATCAGTATGTCtggatattttgttattagtgCTTTCTTGTGAGAATCAATATTTCTAGGACTTGTACTGAAACCAAGTATCCTTCCTGAATTGATTGCTGTCCTAGAAGCACCATGATGTTGTAGGAATAGCCCTTCATCCTTTTGTAGGGTGGAAGTTTTCTGAGACCTGGTAAAATAAATTTCtgtcatttaaaaaagaacaaaacactAGTGTTCTGGTGCAGCTTGTATACATTGAATTATAGTATAAAGCATGATATTGAACATACCTAGGCCCAATTATGAAATTGGAGCAGATAGAAAGGGGGAGCTTATTACAAAATTTAGCCTCTAGAGGGTTTTTAGAAAGGAAAGTAATTGGAGGTTAGGGAGGTGGGTCTTAATGGAGCATTTAGGGTACCTGAAATATGCCAGTGTGTGAAGGAGAACAACAGTTCTTTGCTCCTGTACAGCTTGACGTTCATCTGAGAGTCTGGAGTCCTCCCTTGTTATTGAACTTAAAAGCATTTCAAACAGACCTGGAGAGTGTTTTTGTGTGAACGCTTTCATTGCTGCTGGCTCATATAATGGAGCTTCACTACTGAGGGCATGATGGTATAGAGCCATCTGAAATTGTTGCACTAGTTGGCCCAGTGAATTACCTGTTGATAGCAATGAcaataaattattgaataaattATTTGCAGTTTTAGTTGGGCTTGATCCATCACTGGGGTTGAACAATGATCAGCCACATCGGTGCTGATCGATAAAGCTATTATAAATATTAGAGCATGCAGATATATTCGATCATACAGCTGTACCTTCATCCAATTCTTTGattgttgtctttatttgGTCCCATACTTGACTATCCATTAACACGTTGGCTTGGTggaaaaaaacttgtcaaaAAGCTTATTTGTCAGAATTTTTACAAATTGTTTGCACTACTACTTCTCAATAattgataaagtattttttcccacaaaaacaaaaaaaaaggctgaATTTTATAGATAATTTGTGTGTTTCTTCAGAatgtacaaataaacaaaccttttgtagttgttgttctGTGCTGATGGCGGATGTACTACTATTTGCTTTTTCCTAATAAAAAGAACGAAAGAATGTTCAAGCCTTTTCTATGTactcgtttttatattttgttaaacagattgaaaatacAGGAAGAAATACATAGCAATTTACAGCGAAGAGGCACTGCAGAGGAGTGGTTGTTTTCccgaataaaaatatacaccGCGACTGGTTTTCTACTTGTTTGAGGACGGCTTTCAAATTTCTTATAGGCGAGCAACTTGCACCGGTAACACCACCGAGTACCAGGCTGGTATTCTGCCACTGTTAGCCCAATCTCGTCAAATACCGGATAAAAACGACTTGGAATAGGTTGCTTGTTCAGACGTGAGGGCTGTTGTTTATCGTGCATGGGACATGAGCAGCGCAAGTTGCTTCTTCGTAACATATCCCAATGTCGCCGGCAAACATGCGAACCTACCGGCAACTTAGCAACACGACTAAGCTCCTCGGAGAGCTGGTAAAGTCGACCAATGCATCCTTTTCCGTTTCTAGTTTTGCAACTCATCATACAGTGTTGTGCATCGTCGTTTGCATGAACGAAACCCAGCGAGGCTACAACTAAAACAACTATAATGGCGACCACGAAGGTCTGCCGGTACGACATCCGATGCTTATCCATTATTTTCGCCTTTGGTGCAGGCCGTAAAGTAGGTGGTGCAAAATTTCAGAGATAGAAAATTTCAATATCTTGGTGATGTAAatttttcaggcttattttttttgtgtacttcttattttttttaaatttcgcgGCCGGAAActggtttgttttgttttgctaaACAATTTTAATAGGGGCGGGCGCCCGGCAATTTCCCGCCGGAAATAAGAGGCTGCGCGTGCGCACTACGTTCTGCAGCGGTGTAGGTTTGGCAGTATATGCAGAAGAGATATAATTAAAGTTATACTCCTGTGCTACAAATGAAGAGCTGATTTACTTTTAGAACCAGCAGCCATAAAATCCATTACaactattttatttaatattccAACAATATAAATGACATGATATCGAGGGGGGGGCTTGTTTCTTATACCCTTTAAGTATAAATGCTGTAGGctgaatgttttgttttgtgtttactCGCTTTACGCCATTTCGATCTTTACCATTTAACTTAAGTTACTTATTTACAATTAGGCCCTGGCCAAAAGAGGACAATGTTTCCGGCAACATGTGTCCTCGTTTGGCCAGGGCCTTACAGTGAGGAAAAATACCCAACTTACAATTCCTAAGTTATGGAATATGAAAATATCTTGTGGTAGTACCAATaataaatttgaataaaagttTTACACAGCTTAAGTCGGTTTAGCACTCACCTTCGTTTTGAAAGAGACAAAATAAATACTTTCTCCTTTCATTATGCTCCCTTTCTCCAGCATTTGCCATTGTCCTGTCAAGATACCTTTCTTTAGAGTGGTAGCAATTCAATTTGCGAATAATTCAGTTTGTGGTAGCAATTCAATTCGCGAATAATTCAATGTGCCGTCGATTTATGAGCAACAGTTCTTAGGATTTTATACCAGGTCCAAAAggttaaaaggaaatttagtGCTTAACTTGTCCATTCTCTATCAATCTTGTCTTCCATCTCTTCTCCTACCACATCTTGAATATTTGAAGGTTTCGAGGGATCATAAATCGAGCGAATATTTCTTTGAGCGTAGTTGTGTTGTGAAAAGCGCGCGAAATTAAACAGGCGCAGGGTTCCCGTGAGTGAAAAAAGGTTTTCGACAACATTTAGGGtttaaacagataaaaaatttAGCAATGCCGGATAGTGCAAAAGTGTATTCAGTTTCATTCTTTCTACTGGGGAGACGTATTGCGAAATTATCACAAAGTGGGCGGGCGGGCAGGCGAAATCAGGGttcccgcgcgatgaccaaaaAACTGAGTTATAGCGGCgttgccaggatttttaacaggagggggcccaaaaggtcTTTTCAAGGAATTATCTCCTGTATTtgagataatgtctcatacatttaccgatttttggctgctagaaggggcgacccgggccccctgggccacccctgGCTACACCCCTGAGTTCATAGTCCACGCGCGGCCTACGGCGCTGGCATTTTAATTTCggatttaaaaaagaagttaCGGAAAATCACGAAGGCTATTCCCGCCGAGATAAAGAGAGATTGAGCATAGCACGCTCGAGCCAACCGAGCAAAAAAGGCACGAAAAACCGTATAAAGAAGTAACCCATCTTGGGAGGGTGggaccctgggaacgaggatGAGTTTGCACTTCAACTTTTCCTTTTGATATTCAAATCTAAAAGCTCATAttcaaatctaaaaatagtCAGTCTGTAAAAGGCTAACACAGGAAAATGAACCAGCTCTACGCTCTTATGGTCGTTAAGCAGATCTCAGAAGACTTCACCTTTATTAGATTGATGcaccacagacaaaacaatggGGACAACAATAGAAcgggaatacaatagaacaatgaggtaaTGCAGCTAGTTACGTGACATAAGGTGGCTGCTTTACATCTCTGCGCTCCAAGTGATGTGCTCCTTTTTCGTGAAAAAATCTGGTCCTCgagatttgctccttttattcaATTTCTCGAGGAAGACAGATAACAATAAGATTCCACCGGGGGGCCGGGGATTTAACAGAAGCCCTCAACAGGGCGGGAAAGGAGGCGGGGAATTAACGCTTTACCGTGTTGCGTCTGATGGCTTATTTACATAAAATAAGCGACTTTCTCGGCTTTTTCCCGGCTTATTCAAATATAATCTTTTAACAAATCTAATTCTCTTATAGTATTGAAGTGTACTCGCTATCTATCGATGTCTGTTGATTTTTCAATTTTGGGGTAGCCTGTGCTGAAGTGGGTGTATCATGCACCCGCTTTAGTTCACTAACATGGGGGCTCAAAGAAACGTAAGCAGAGTTATTCTTAGGCACcgcggagggggaggggcttgtaggagaaaataataaaaaaagaaagatttGAAACAAGTTgtgagcccccccccccccctcccccccccaggCTCCGGTAACCGGTAAAGTAACGAGCTTTTAACACCACATGAATGTTACGTTCCCCGCTATGTCCCGGGTCGGGGAACCATGGTTTCAATTGACGGGTTCATAATCTAGTCTTGTTCAAgcgtattgcgtgacagaggtcaCGTATCCATGACAGAGGTCACGTACGTACCCCACGTACTAGATCCCTACCTTCCCTTTCTTTTCCTTAGACCAAGATTTTaaaagagatgtatgggatcAAAACCGCACCTGCCATATGTTTCATTTATGTGCGCGCCTTCCTCTCGTTTCAGTTAGCTGATAGGCGCCCTCGTCTCTTCTCGAGAAACCCTGGATTCACCCTGTGCGTTCTTCTATTTCTAATAATTGGCCATCGTTGAAGTGTGAGAGTCTGATCACTTTATTATTACTTTGGGTGGGATAACAGAAGTTGTCAAGTCCCGCTTAACAGCAGACCTCGGTGAACACAGATGTGAGATAGACAATCACCTCTGTCACTAGCCGGGCGCAATTTAAACATCTAATGGTCGACCACAGCCTACAAATCTTTACTTTAAGCATCAACAAGCTCATCATATTCGAGACATAAGTCAAAAGGCAAGAGTATTTAGAGCTTTTTTCAACAGAAGACAAGAGCGCTTTGTAATTCTGTCGCATGGAGTGTTGGTAGGTAATTATTTATAGCATTTTATTAATATCGTTTGTCAGGTGAATAGAGGCTTTTGTGAACAGCCCAGCACGCGATTTAGCCCTTTAAACGGATTAATTGATCTGTTAAACCATCAAGCACTGCTACAGCCATATGCTCAACTGTTTGCGACATCATTGAAATATTGAAATAATGTGTCAGATACCTTGTTGCATATTTGAAGTTATTTTGGCAAGATGGTAGGAATGAAACGGTATGTATTGTCGAGTTAAATCTAATTGATATTACAAAGACAATGTTCATTTTCTTCCAAGATGTCTTTTCGCTAAGTAGTAACAGATACTTCCACAATTGTTTGATCCCCACAAATGTTTCTAagaataaataattttatcctaacctaaaaacataaaagaaCAAACTTAACATTCAAAGTAAATGTATAACTAGAGGTGTAACATCTGTATTTTATTATCCAATAAGaaaaccatttttttatttagatttttttagaaCTGAACGTTCTTTTAAAAGGACTCTTATAGTGTAATAGTAAGAGCATGTAATATAATCTCATTCCCTCCAAGATCAAATAAATCTTAACTCAGTCAATTAATCCTTGTATCTTTCTACATGAAAAATTGAACATTACAAATATCAAAGTATGTCATTTTGTCATTCAGCGAGAAATTGTCGCAATGAGACTCCTACTTGTAGTCGCCGGGctcctctctacgataaccaTCAGCTATGGATACAAGAAACCTGGTAAAGACGAATAAGGGTTTGGATTTAACTGGATATGTCTCATATTATGCTGTGATATGCTATTCTTTTCATCCATTGGTCGCGCAAACAATTTTTAAGGGaaagggggagagggagaAAAGAGGAAATGCTTTCAGAGGGACCTTATTTCTATCGTCAATTTTGAAGTGTATGATGACGATGAGGAAAGATTGCTCCGTGATCTTCTCACGACATACGACAAGAAGCTACGGCCTGTGATTCACAAGAACGAGACCGTCAAGACGATCTTTGCCCTCACACTAAACCAAATCATCGATGTTGTAAGTATGTCTTTTTGCAAGCACTGCGGTGACACTGTTCAGTGCGAGGATCGGGAATTACAGTTAAGGAAAAGAGAAACGATCACATTCAATTTGCCCTTGGTGAGATATTATTTCAGACATATTCAGTAGCAGATTTTGGGTTGGTTCCCGAGGGTTCATTtcttttaaagcaaaattaaTACTTGTTTTCAGGGGCAGACAATTGAGGGAGGCCTGGGGGATTTTTATATCCTAGTTTCGATATTTTTGAACCACGCTTTGGAAATATTCCATCCACCATTGATATTAGCATGTTCCTTATTAGTTATATGGAGGTGAATATTATAAAAGGGACGATTAGGGAGAAAAGAACGTGACTTCGAGGGAAAGCTGGAAGTGAAAAGGTTATTGAGATGGGAGAAGTTTATTGGCGAAAGAGGGAGCACATGGAAGAGTAAAAAGGGGAAGTGAAAAGAAAAGGACAACATATTTATCCCTGAAACTTTTAAACAATCTGTCTCTTTTTCCAGATAGAGAAATACGAGTTGCTAAAGCTAAGTCTGTACGTAAGACAGGTAAGAAGTAAAttcctttatttttctctttccaGGTTTTAACGGCGAATATAAGTTGTCTGAAGTTTACAAAAActgttttttgaaaaaaacttaTTTCTCCAAAACTTTCTAAAATTTGTCGCTAAAAGTTCGTctcaaactttatttttgttattattttgctaTAATAGTTTCTCACTACTTATAAGTCTGGGTCGCCCACAGTGATAGAACCCGTATGTATCTTCAGTGACGTAGGCGCACAAGGAAGACTTCAGCGCGCGCTACCACGTTTTACTTTTAGCGCACGCAGAGATACAACGTGTGCGCCGCCGTCGTCCCGCCGCCGTCATGAATCTtattagagagcttaagcaagtcaacacgaacggcatcaaaaatgGCGCGCGCTCTGACGAATTGTTGtaaaaacggcgttgacgtccgtgaccgcgcgcgtagaacttaaaaatagggaaaatgccTTTCTAGATTTCCTGTtacggacgtcaacgccgtttttcagcaattcgtgagcgcgcgcgccgtttttgatgccgttcgtgttgacttgcttaaggTCTCTATTAAGTCCCCTaataggggagggggtggggtacgATACagaatcataaaaaaatattgggggctcAGGCCTCCAGTGCgccaccccctgctacagctTTGATCTTGATTGAGTAGCAATGGTGTTTTACTACTTTATCTTGCAGATTTGGAAGAATCCCTTGTTATCATGGAACGCCTCCGAGTATGGTGGAATAAGCCAAGTGAACCTCGAGCCTGACCAGTTATGGAAACCCGATATCTACCTCTACAATAAGTAAGCCCAATACACAGTATTaggcccgattcatacgtcgTGCATCTGCCGTGCCAAAGACGTTTGTTAGGCACGACAGAATTCAGTTCGGCACGGCACTAAGAGCGGCTGCACAAGTCATTTGCAagatgaaaaaatattttattttacgcAATAGAAACTTCACAAACAAGTCAACTGTTACTACTCAAAACCTATTAAGCGCGACTCATTTAGTGCGACGTCTGAATGAAGGTTGAATGCAATGTATTTGTGTCGAAAGCAAAAGAAAATTAGGAGCGAATATGAATTGGGCAATCACCCCACAGACGCATTGTAAGGCTTTTAACGCGATATCTTCAAGCTCCTTGCAAAAGGCAATGTTTGTCCAGCAATGTCTGCTCAGTTTGCAAAACATGGTTGGAGGTGCTTAAATattcccaatttttttttctttttgtggcTCTTGTGTGGTCAGCTTAAAGCGGCCGGCAAAGCACCTGAAAGCAATGCTTTCTGGTGTTATTGCTGTTTGGGCGGGGCTTTACATTTCAGGccggtacccaggggggtgcagagGGCGCGAACGCACCCACCACAACGGCCGAATGTcgactttcggttctcaatagacgtgctatttgtagacaaaactataaagcattaGCTAGATCACTCTAATCCGACAAAAAACGtcctgtggagatactgcaaaggtataaaaaatcctttttttccgGGGtgatcagatttttatcagaga contains:
- the LOC116617253 gene encoding uncharacterized protein LOC116617253 isoform X2; this encodes MDSQVWDQIKTTIKELDEGNSLGQLVQQFQMALYHHALSSEAPLYEPAAMKAFTQKHSPGLFEMLLSSITREDSRLSDERQAVQEQRTVVLLHTLAYFRSQKTSTLQKDEGLFLQHHGASRTAINSGRILGFSTSPRNIDSHKKALITKYPDILMRKVILATEKGFLIVQLLDDFHNILTVRLPTNLKLSLATHMASGLLDIHPSIPAVPIPTRDTRHSRVIVKIGNENKICRGGIVLDYIKELFQRPVLSKMYLEANHQCISPKYIQQQLKELMYSMDFNVVI